In Gopherus flavomarginatus isolate rGopFla2 chromosome 5, rGopFla2.mat.asm, whole genome shotgun sequence, one DNA window encodes the following:
- the RPLP2 gene encoding 60S acidic ribosomal protein P2, producing MRYVAAYLLAILGGNESPASKDLKKILDSVGIETDDERLNKVIGELNGKNIEDVIAQGNGKLASMPVGGAVAVSAGPASAAPAAAPAAAEEKKEEKKEESEESDDDMGFGLFD from the exons ATGCGTTACGTTGCAGCTTATCTTCTGGCCATCCTTGGGGGCAACGAGTCCCCCGCTTCAAAGGACTTGAAGAAGATTCTTGACAGTGTAGGCATTGAGACGGATGATGAACGCCTGAACAAG GTTATTGGTGAACTGAACGGAAAAAATATAGAGGATGTCATTGCTCAGG GTAATGGCAAACTTGCCAGCATGCCTGTTGGTGGAGCTGTAGCAGTCTCAGCTGGACCAGCTtccgctgctcctgctgctgcacctgctgctg ctgaggagaagaaagaagagaagaaggaggagtcTGAGGAATCTGACGATGACATGGGATTTGGCCTATTTGATTAA